A section of the Sandaracinaceae bacterium genome encodes:
- a CDS encoding aminodeoxychorismate/anthranilate synthase component II, which yields MITVVDNYDSFTYNLVQYLAELGAEVRVFRNDAIDVAGLRALKPEGILLSPGPGTPDDAGVTLDVIEALAGEIPLFGVCLGHQSIAQAYGGRVVRADRLMHGRTSPIHHEKGGVFGALPSPMTATRYHSLLVERASLPECLEITAWTEEGEIMGLRHRALEVEGVQFHPESFLTEHGHALLDAFLARLPERGARPDRSAA from the coding sequence ATGATCACCGTCGTCGACAATTACGATTCCTTTACATATAACCTCGTCCAGTATCTCGCCGAGCTCGGGGCCGAGGTCCGCGTGTTTCGCAACGACGCCATCGACGTCGCGGGCCTCCGCGCGCTGAAGCCAGAGGGGATCCTCCTGTCACCCGGGCCCGGCACGCCCGACGACGCCGGCGTCACGCTCGACGTGATCGAGGCGCTCGCCGGGGAGATCCCGCTCTTCGGCGTCTGCCTCGGTCACCAGTCCATCGCCCAGGCGTACGGCGGCCGCGTGGTGCGGGCGGACCGGCTGATGCACGGGCGCACGTCGCCCATTCACCACGAGAAGGGCGGCGTGTTCGGCGCGCTCCCGAGCCCCATGACGGCCACGCGCTACCACTCGCTCCTGGTCGAGCGGGCGTCGCTGCCCGAGTGCCTCGAGATCACCGCCTGGACCGAGGAGGGCGAGATCATGGGCCTGCGTCATCGCGCGCTCGAGGTCGAAGGCGTGCAGTTCCACCCCGAGTCGTTCCTCACCGAGCACGGGCACGCGCTCCTCGACGCGTTCCTCGCGCGCCTCCCCGAGCGGGGGGCCAGGCCCGACCGGAGCGCGGCGTGA
- a CDS encoding GMC family oxidoreductase has product MRTSLRLGGTMETRDLRDAAGDLVVDTDVCIVGTGPAGIAVALEVARSGARVVLLEGGGRSREPDTQALYDLESVGHPWGVEGAERRVRVLGGSSTAWSGRCATFSPMELRARSWILESGWPLSPDALAPHLERAAKLLGLGPLFDEDPDAAWDRFGVSPPTPRLDPGRLRTRLWQFSRNGEGGYVDAARDLMPRLDVHRKVNVYLHANVTRVLSSEGGRVTGVRAASLGGPQLWVRAPRVVLACGGLENARLLLASDDRRPEGLGNGHDLVGRYLQEHPSPVLGTFAPRDAERVLDRLGHYWLDGSGGRHVYAVGVGLPARVQERLGLPSAVAYVNAELREDAAWLSLRRLARADLGPSERAKEAWNVVRRPRELLGAVLRRARHRPEILPVRRLSMVCNPEPIPSPESRVTLARRRDALGVPLLRVDWRIDSRGRDASLAMLGALERELPRLGLPRLTPSDWTQDRADWRAAFVDHAHPMGTTRMASSPRRGVVDEDGQVHDVPGLFVAGASVFPTGGTAHPTLMIAALASRLGAHVRALVEAEVSPQVKSTERVAHVA; this is encoded by the coding sequence GTGCGTACCTCGCTCCGGCTGGGGGGCACGATGGAGACGCGAGATCTTCGAGACGCGGCGGGGGACCTCGTCGTCGACACGGACGTTTGCATCGTCGGGACGGGGCCGGCGGGGATCGCGGTGGCGCTCGAGGTCGCGCGGAGCGGCGCGCGGGTGGTGCTGCTCGAAGGCGGCGGGCGCTCGCGGGAGCCCGACACGCAGGCCCTCTACGACCTGGAGTCGGTCGGCCACCCGTGGGGCGTGGAGGGGGCGGAGCGACGCGTGCGCGTGCTGGGCGGGTCGTCCACCGCGTGGTCGGGGCGCTGCGCGACCTTCTCGCCCATGGAGCTCCGCGCCCGCTCCTGGATCCTCGAGTCGGGCTGGCCGCTGTCGCCGGACGCGCTCGCGCCGCACCTCGAGCGCGCGGCGAAGCTGCTCGGGCTCGGCCCGCTCTTCGATGAAGACCCCGACGCCGCGTGGGACCGGTTCGGGGTCTCGCCGCCGACGCCGCGCCTCGACCCGGGACGACTCCGCACCCGGCTGTGGCAGTTCAGCCGCAACGGGGAGGGCGGCTACGTCGACGCGGCGCGTGACCTGATGCCGCGCCTCGACGTGCACCGGAAGGTCAATGTGTACCTGCACGCGAACGTGACGCGCGTGTTGAGCTCCGAGGGCGGGCGGGTGACCGGCGTGCGCGCCGCGAGCCTCGGAGGGCCGCAGCTCTGGGTGCGCGCGCCGCGGGTGGTGCTCGCGTGCGGTGGGCTCGAGAACGCGCGCCTCTTGCTGGCCTCGGACGATCGTCGCCCCGAGGGCCTCGGCAACGGGCACGACCTCGTGGGCCGCTATCTCCAGGAGCACCCGTCGCCCGTGCTGGGGACCTTCGCGCCGCGCGACGCGGAGCGCGTGCTCGATCGGCTCGGGCACTACTGGCTCGATGGATCCGGCGGTCGCCACGTCTACGCGGTGGGCGTCGGTCTCCCGGCGCGCGTCCAGGAGCGACTCGGCCTGCCGAGCGCGGTGGCCTACGTGAACGCGGAGCTGCGCGAGGACGCGGCCTGGCTCTCGCTGCGGCGGCTCGCGCGCGCCGACCTGGGCCCCTCCGAGCGGGCCAAGGAGGCGTGGAACGTGGTCCGCCGACCGCGGGAGCTGCTCGGCGCCGTCCTGCGACGCGCGCGGCATCGTCCCGAGATCCTCCCGGTGCGCCGCCTCTCGATGGTGTGCAACCCCGAGCCGATCCCGAGCCCCGAGAGCCGCGTGACGCTGGCGCGGCGAAGGGACGCGCTCGGCGTGCCGCTCCTGCGCGTGGACTGGCGCATCGACTCCCGAGGGCGCGACGCCTCGCTCGCGATGCTCGGCGCGCTCGAGCGGGAGCTGCCGCGGCTGGGCCTGCCGCGGCTGACGCCCAGCGACTGGACCCAGGACCGGGCGGACTGGCGCGCCGCGTTCGTCGATCACGCGCACCCGATGGGGACCACGCGCATGGCCTCGAGCCCTCGCCGCGGGGTGGTCGACGAAGACGGCCAGGTGCACGACGTGCCGGGGCTGTTCGTGGCCGGGGCGTCGGTGTTCCCGACGGGCGGCACGGCCCACCCCACGCTGATGATCGCCGCGCTCGCGAGCCGCCTCGGCGCTCACGTGCGGGCGCTCGTCGAGGCCGAGGTGAGCCCGCAGGTGAAGTCGACGGAGCGCGTGGCGCACGTGGCCTGA
- the trpD gene encoding anthranilate phosphoribosyltransferase, producing MIRDAIRTAVSGDSLTGAQMAGAMETILAGEASPAQIAALAIALRMRGETAEELSAAARVLRDRAVPLSLSVDGPLLDTCGTGGDRSGTFNISTTAAIVVAACGVKVAKHGNRAVSSQSGSADVLEALGVKLEGDPAAASASLARLGLAFLFAPAFHGALKHAAPVRRELGLRTFFNLLGPLANPASASHQLLGVYDPKRLRQIAEVLGSLGVRGAWVVHGEGGLDEVSPCGPTHVAILKDGAVEETTVEPGDFGLEAVAFEGLVGGDARANADIIGAVLDGAAGAPRVAVVINAAAALLAAGAERDPKSARQRVEEAIDAGRARDLLARWVSA from the coding sequence GTGATCCGGGACGCGATCCGGACCGCGGTCTCTGGCGATTCGCTGACCGGCGCCCAGATGGCGGGCGCGATGGAGACCATCCTCGCGGGTGAGGCGTCGCCCGCCCAGATCGCGGCGCTCGCGATCGCGCTGCGCATGCGGGGCGAGACGGCCGAGGAGCTCTCGGCGGCGGCGCGCGTCCTGCGCGACCGCGCGGTGCCGCTCTCGCTCTCGGTCGACGGGCCGCTGCTCGACACCTGCGGCACGGGCGGCGATCGGAGCGGGACCTTCAACATCAGCACGACCGCGGCCATCGTGGTCGCCGCGTGCGGCGTGAAGGTGGCCAAGCACGGCAACCGCGCGGTCAGCAGCCAGTCGGGGAGCGCCGACGTGCTCGAGGCGCTCGGGGTGAAGCTCGAGGGTGACCCCGCGGCCGCCTCGGCCTCGCTCGCGCGGCTCGGCCTGGCGTTCCTCTTCGCGCCGGCCTTTCACGGCGCCCTGAAGCACGCGGCCCCGGTGCGGCGCGAGCTCGGCCTGCGGACCTTCTTCAACCTGCTCGGTCCCCTCGCGAACCCGGCCTCGGCCAGTCATCAGCTGCTCGGCGTCTACGATCCGAAGCGGCTCCGGCAGATCGCCGAGGTGCTGGGCTCGCTCGGCGTGCGCGGCGCGTGGGTGGTGCACGGCGAGGGCGGCCTGGACGAGGTGTCTCCCTGCGGTCCGACGCACGTCGCCATCCTGAAGGACGGCGCGGTCGAGGAGACCACCGTCGAGCCGGGCGACTTCGGGCTGGAGGCGGTGGCGTTCGAGGGCCTGGTCGGGGGCGACGCGCGCGCGAACGCCGACATCATCGGCGCCGTGCTCGACGGCGCGGCGGGGGCGCCCCGGGTCGCGGTCGTGATCAACGCGGCCGCCGCGCTCCTCGCCGCGGGCGCCGAGCGCGACCCGAAGTCGGCCCGCCAGAGGGTCGAGGAGGCCATCGACGCGGGACGCGCCCGTGACCTGCTCGCGCGCTGGGTCAGTGCATGA
- a CDS encoding NAD-dependent epimerase/dehydratase family protein, whose translation MSPRKEALGKGDTVLVTGAAGTVGHYAIALAEAAGYRVIASDLTAKGVQQPVRGEVRPGDLRDGEFVTRLVQGCDAVIHTAALLDVGAPEDALREVNTEVVARLYEAAAAANVQRFVQVSTAMLYAERAEQPLAETSEIAPRGPYGRSKLGAEEVLRARAGDGPAWTILRAAPLYGRRGRHFAAAMLSVAPTLRLVTPILPQPSGGPTATMVHAEDVARAAIFVLGREDTKHEIYNVADEDALTLGDRITETMRAYGLPTVGTGALPRGVLDRIAKIFVQPGAYHAADSVALGMWKLVVLRHGLKPALRVRLDREALTLLYDDLILDTSKLRALGWLPRYPRFAEGWRQVLRWYQAEQWVPRFA comes from the coding sequence ATGAGCCCTCGAAAGGAAGCGCTCGGCAAGGGCGACACCGTGCTCGTCACCGGCGCCGCCGGGACGGTCGGCCACTACGCCATCGCGCTCGCCGAGGCGGCGGGGTACCGCGTCATCGCGAGCGACCTGACCGCGAAGGGCGTGCAGCAGCCCGTGCGCGGCGAGGTCCGCCCGGGCGACCTCCGGGACGGGGAGTTCGTCACGCGGCTGGTTCAGGGCTGCGACGCGGTCATTCACACCGCGGCGCTCCTCGACGTCGGCGCTCCCGAGGACGCGCTCCGCGAGGTCAACACCGAGGTGGTCGCGCGCCTCTACGAGGCCGCGGCGGCGGCGAACGTGCAGCGTTTCGTGCAGGTGTCGACGGCCATGCTCTACGCCGAGCGAGCCGAGCAGCCGCTCGCGGAGACGTCCGAGATCGCGCCCCGCGGCCCGTACGGGCGCAGCAAGCTGGGCGCGGAGGAGGTGCTCCGGGCGCGGGCGGGCGACGGCCCCGCGTGGACCATCCTGCGCGCGGCGCCGCTCTACGGCAGGCGCGGGCGGCACTTCGCGGCCGCGATGCTCTCGGTCGCGCCGACGCTCCGCCTCGTCACGCCCATCCTGCCGCAGCCCTCGGGCGGGCCCACCGCGACCATGGTGCACGCGGAGGACGTCGCGCGGGCGGCGATCTTCGTGCTCGGACGCGAGGACACCAAGCACGAGATCTACAACGTGGCCGACGAGGACGCGCTGACGCTCGGGGACCGGATCACCGAGACGATGCGCGCCTACGGGCTGCCCACGGTCGGGACGGGCGCGTTGCCTCGCGGGGTGCTCGACCGCATCGCGAAGATCTTCGTGCAGCCGGGCGCGTACCACGCGGCGGACTCCGTGGCGCTGGGCATGTGGAAGCTCGTCGTGCTCCGCCACGGGCTCAAGCCGGCGCTCCGGGTCCGGCTCGATCGCGAGGCGCTCACGCTCCTCTACGACGACCTGATCCTCGACACCTCCAAGCTGCGCGCGCTGGGCTGGTTGCCGCGCTATCCTCGGTTTGCCGAAGGCTGGCGTCAGGTGTTGCGCTGGTACCAGGCGGAGCAGTGGGTGCCGCGGTTTGCGTGA
- a CDS encoding indole-3-glycerol-phosphate synthase, translating into MSGDLLAPILARKAKENARRRAHLKLFDPGLLDADGERSAPEGALTALRRDGAWPKVIAEVKFQSPSAGAIRPRAAGDGVAIARGYARAGAAAISVLCDRAGFGGSVLELRRVAQAVDRPVLFKEFVLDPLQLDLARVAGASMVLLLVRALDEATLTSLVDGCLARGLEPVVEAADEAEVERAVATRARVIGVNARDLSTFRVDPAAAARAVRKIPNERVKVYMSGVSTRAELREVAETGADAVLMGTALMRAPDPGERLAELLGGAR; encoded by the coding sequence ATGAGCGGAGATCTGCTGGCCCCCATCCTCGCGCGGAAGGCGAAGGAGAACGCGCGTCGGCGCGCGCACCTGAAGCTCTTCGACCCGGGGCTCTTGGACGCGGACGGCGAGCGGTCGGCGCCCGAGGGAGCGCTCACGGCCCTGCGACGCGACGGCGCGTGGCCGAAGGTGATCGCCGAGGTGAAGTTCCAGAGCCCGAGCGCGGGCGCGATCCGGCCCCGGGCCGCGGGGGATGGCGTGGCGATCGCGCGTGGCTACGCCCGCGCCGGCGCGGCGGCGATCAGCGTGCTCTGCGATCGCGCGGGCTTCGGCGGCTCCGTGCTGGAGCTGCGCCGCGTGGCCCAGGCCGTCGACCGGCCGGTGCTCTTCAAGGAGTTCGTGCTCGACCCGCTGCAGCTCGACCTCGCGCGCGTCGCCGGAGCGTCGATGGTGCTCTTGCTGGTGCGCGCCCTCGACGAGGCGACGCTGACCTCGCTGGTGGACGGCTGCCTCGCGCGCGGGCTCGAGCCGGTCGTCGAGGCGGCCGACGAGGCGGAGGTCGAGCGCGCCGTCGCCACCCGGGCGCGGGTCATCGGGGTCAACGCGCGGGACCTCTCCACGTTCCGTGTCGACCCGGCCGCGGCCGCGCGCGCCGTCCGAAAAATCCCCAACGAGCGAGTGAAGGTGTACATGAGCGGGGTGTCGACGCGAGCGGAGCTGCGCGAAGTCGCCGAGACAGGCGCCGACGCGGTCCTGATGGGAACGGCGCTCATGCGTGCGCCCGATCCGGGTGAGCGCCTGGCGGAGCTGCTCGGAGGCGCGCGATGA
- a CDS encoding FHA domain-containing protein, with the protein MPRFRLRFLLQEFDLVGPEVVLGRSPDCHITIEDPLISRRHAKISIREEEAKIADLGSRNGVRVNGRSIDEEHVLSDGDRIRLGTQELLFSVVRRKDRPARPTGYMRVCHSCGTPYPEGSPSCPHCGAPALEEEDTVSGMMVEPRRNWTFQLLGEVIERALSTGRAAEADRLMRRAAKEVDDRLSAGERLDTEHISMISSFAVRLARLVGGSEWVAWALTLHRRQGKMLSDEVIDRLAEIDLSSLPDVPVVLESYVGWYKTSPPAAPSPDLARLARLEQMLG; encoded by the coding sequence TTGCCGCGTTTTCGACTGCGATTCCTGCTCCAGGAGTTCGATCTGGTGGGTCCCGAGGTGGTCCTGGGGCGGAGCCCCGACTGCCACATCACCATCGAAGATCCGCTGATCTCGCGCCGACACGCGAAGATCTCGATCCGCGAGGAAGAGGCGAAGATCGCCGACCTCGGGAGCCGGAACGGCGTGCGCGTGAACGGTCGCTCCATCGACGAGGAGCACGTCCTCTCGGACGGAGACCGGATCCGCCTCGGCACCCAGGAGCTGCTCTTCAGCGTCGTGCGGCGCAAGGATCGGCCGGCCCGGCCGACGGGCTACATGCGGGTCTGCCACAGCTGCGGCACCCCGTACCCCGAGGGCAGCCCGAGCTGCCCCCACTGCGGCGCGCCGGCCCTCGAGGAGGAGGACACGGTCAGCGGCATGATGGTGGAGCCGCGGCGCAACTGGACCTTCCAGCTGCTCGGAGAGGTCATCGAGCGAGCCCTGTCGACGGGGCGCGCGGCCGAGGCCGACCGCCTCATGAGGCGCGCGGCCAAGGAGGTCGACGACCGGCTCTCCGCGGGCGAGCGGCTCGACACCGAGCACATCTCGATGATCTCCAGCTTCGCGGTGCGGCTCGCGCGCCTCGTCGGTGGGAGCGAGTGGGTCGCGTGGGCGCTGACGCTGCACCGCCGGCAAGGCAAGATGCTCTCGGACGAGGTGATCGACAGGCTCGCGGAGATCGATCTGTCGTCGCTGCCCGACGTGCCCGTGGTGCTCGAGAGCTACGTGGGCTGGTACAAGACGAGCCCGCCCGCGGCGCCGAGCCCGGACCTCGCGCGCCTGGCTCGCCTCGAGCAGATGCTCGGCTGA
- a CDS encoding EI24 domain-containing protein, with protein sequence MGLKDGAKAVAGKAVSLPKATVVGFWKGLAYPFKGAKLVFFQHPKLARFWIVPILITVVLLTGALWGGWAAHESVTDWIWADPTDAANALKAIATESLKDKPRDKLLVLATEPGFWAEAGHWAHSALEVLILLVLWTVGILAVVMLTNVVAAPFNDFLSEEVERIVTGKQGPPFSLKVILRDTVRTVGLEILKLVIYAMIMIPLFLLAQLLPAVGHVIYSVFAFLFTALYFAVDYLDWPASRRNRSVTYRFGLLTDHFMPMFGFGTGVWLFLFIPLVNLLFMPAAVAGGTLLFLDVEGRALGPDPAADATSEQSG encoded by the coding sequence ATGGGACTGAAGGACGGAGCGAAGGCGGTGGCGGGCAAGGCGGTCTCGCTCCCGAAGGCGACGGTGGTCGGCTTCTGGAAGGGGCTCGCCTATCCCTTCAAGGGCGCCAAGCTCGTCTTCTTCCAGCACCCGAAGCTCGCGCGCTTCTGGATCGTGCCGATCCTCATCACCGTCGTGCTCCTGACGGGCGCGCTGTGGGGAGGCTGGGCCGCGCACGAGAGCGTGACGGACTGGATCTGGGCCGATCCCACCGACGCGGCGAACGCGCTCAAGGCCATCGCGACCGAGAGCCTGAAGGACAAGCCGCGCGACAAGCTCCTGGTCCTGGCCACCGAGCCGGGCTTCTGGGCCGAGGCCGGGCACTGGGCGCACTCCGCGCTCGAGGTCCTGATCCTGTTGGTGCTGTGGACGGTCGGCATCCTCGCCGTGGTCATGCTCACCAACGTCGTGGCGGCTCCCTTCAACGACTTCCTCAGCGAGGAGGTCGAGCGCATCGTCACCGGCAAGCAGGGGCCCCCGTTCTCGCTGAAGGTGATCCTGCGCGACACCGTGCGCACGGTCGGGCTGGAGATCCTCAAACTCGTCATCTACGCGATGATCATGATCCCGCTGTTCTTGCTGGCGCAGCTCCTGCCGGCCGTGGGTCACGTCATCTACTCGGTGTTCGCGTTCCTGTTCACGGCGCTCTACTTCGCCGTCGACTACCTCGACTGGCCCGCGTCGCGTCGGAACCGCTCCGTCACCTACCGGTTCGGGCTGCTGACCGACCACTTCATGCCGATGTTCGGCTTCGGCACCGGGGTGTGGCTGTTCCTGTTCATCCCGCTGGTGAACCTGCTCTTCATGCCCGCCGCGGTGGCGGGCGGGACGCTGCTGTTCCTGGACGTCGAGGGCCGCGCGCTCGGACCCGACCCCGCCGCGGACGCGACCTCCGAACAGAGCGGCTGA
- a CDS encoding alpha/beta fold hydrolase, with translation MRERLKILGREASAVARQGTLMFLGRGRPRPALDAPRVVAFVHGYGAGGAVFDPLRRAVEGELGLPTLDFTYRSSWPFSRVLDALDAELARVGDAELDLVGHSLGGLVARWWVQEMGGAERTRRVVTLATPHAGTRSARVAPGPLRAALMPQGAIVRRLAAGRHRATAVSHTALVAAADLMVTPPSSAAALEDADVEWFDGLGHNAMLFDPRVHARVVTALR, from the coding sequence TTGCGTGAGAGGCTGAAGATCCTGGGGCGCGAGGCGAGCGCGGTGGCGCGCCAGGGGACCTTGATGTTCCTCGGGCGCGGTCGGCCCCGCCCCGCGCTCGACGCCCCGCGGGTGGTCGCCTTCGTGCACGGCTACGGCGCGGGCGGCGCCGTCTTCGACCCCCTGCGACGCGCGGTCGAGGGCGAGCTCGGGCTTCCGACCCTCGACTTCACCTACCGCTCGAGCTGGCCGTTCTCGCGCGTGCTCGACGCGCTCGACGCGGAGCTGGCCCGCGTCGGCGACGCGGAGCTCGACCTCGTCGGACACTCCCTCGGCGGCCTCGTCGCCCGCTGGTGGGTCCAGGAGATGGGAGGCGCCGAGCGCACGCGTCGGGTCGTGACCTTGGCCACTCCGCACGCGGGTACCCGCAGCGCCCGGGTCGCGCCGGGCCCGCTCCGCGCCGCGCTGATGCCGCAGGGTGCCATCGTCCGCCGCCTCGCCGCGGGCCGGCACCGCGCGACCGCCGTCTCCCACACCGCGCTCGTGGCCGCGGCCGACCTCATGGTCACGCCGCCCTCGAGCGCCGCGGCCCTCGAGGACGCCGACGTCGAGTGGTTCGACGGCCTCGGGCACAACGCGATGCTCTTCGACCCTCGCGTCCACGCCCGCGTCGTCACCGCGCTGCGCTGA
- a CDS encoding FHA domain-containing protein, giving the protein MARFRLRYQSTDLEMPTGDFVVGRSSSCHLALDDALVSRRHAVFHVGSSDVKVEDLGSRNGVQVNGETISGLKTLSHLDRVVIGAQELLLVQVQGEEPRDRGSRPTLAGMTLDLPVLNPQATPDEQTVNRTESVLDRIADKALALGRFEEAERMLGKKLTAMLDEAQAGKAPSDQRLFAATSYALKLAEGTKKSAWLDWVFQIHDASNKLLDADAIGRLHDLVRRIRYPGGKHFKSYMTNLRGRADSLTPSQRFLLQRLEGIERVVGA; this is encoded by the coding sequence GTGGCGCGCTTTCGGCTTCGATACCAAAGCACCGATCTCGAGATGCCGACGGGCGACTTCGTGGTCGGCCGCTCTTCGAGCTGCCACCTCGCCCTCGACGACGCGCTCGTGTCGCGTCGCCACGCCGTCTTCCACGTGGGCTCGAGCGACGTGAAGGTCGAGGACCTCGGCAGCCGGAACGGCGTCCAGGTCAACGGCGAGACCATCTCGGGCCTCAAGACGCTCTCGCACCTGGATCGCGTCGTCATCGGCGCCCAGGAGCTCCTCCTCGTGCAGGTCCAGGGTGAGGAGCCGCGCGACCGCGGCAGCCGCCCCACCCTGGCCGGCATGACGCTCGACCTGCCCGTGCTGAACCCGCAGGCGACGCCGGACGAGCAGACCGTCAACCGCACCGAGTCGGTGCTCGACCGCATCGCCGACAAGGCCCTCGCGCTCGGGCGCTTCGAGGAAGCGGAGCGCATGCTGGGCAAGAAGCTGACGGCCATGCTCGATGAAGCCCAGGCCGGCAAGGCGCCCTCGGACCAGCGCCTGTTCGCGGCCACGAGCTACGCGCTGAAGCTCGCCGAGGGCACCAAGAAGAGCGCCTGGCTCGACTGGGTCTTCCAGATCCACGACGCCTCGAACAAGCTGCTCGACGCAGACGCGATCGGTCGCCTCCACGACCTGGTGCGCCGCATCCGCTATCCGGGCGGCAAGCACTTCAAGTCGTACATGACCAACCTCCGCGGCCGCGCCGACTCGCTCACCCCGAGTCAGCGCTTCCTGCTGCAGCGGCTGGAAGGCATCGAGCGGGTCGTCGGCGCCTGA
- a CDS encoding alpha/beta hydrolase: MKRLEVEEHRVASFDDTELAYHVVGEGAPVLLANGLGGSWRAWSHQLEYFRDRYQFVSWDYRGLYRSGRPPDADAVDIADHAEDAIAVMDAAGITSTAIFGWSMGVQVALEIFRRAPDRVRALVLVNGVAGSPWTTAFRSARIGALIPPVLSLLRTVPSLTQAATERFMQMPETVTWAKRVGLAGQTLDEEIFHQLASSFVDLDMDLYLHTLERLGQHDAKDVLETLDVPVLVITGDRDLFTPRAAAEQMVRDVRGAELLVVPGGTHYVAVEYPELVNLRIEKFLRERGYVASAL, from the coding sequence ATGAAGCGCCTCGAGGTCGAAGAGCACAGGGTCGCGTCGTTCGATGACACGGAGCTGGCCTACCACGTGGTCGGAGAGGGCGCGCCGGTGCTCCTCGCCAATGGCCTGGGCGGGAGCTGGCGCGCTTGGAGTCACCAGCTGGAGTACTTCCGGGACCGCTACCAGTTCGTGTCCTGGGACTACCGAGGGCTCTATCGCTCGGGGCGCCCCCCGGACGCGGACGCCGTCGACATCGCCGATCACGCCGAGGACGCGATCGCGGTGATGGACGCGGCGGGCATCACGTCGACGGCCATCTTCGGCTGGTCGATGGGCGTGCAGGTGGCCCTGGAGATCTTCCGGCGCGCGCCGGACCGGGTCCGCGCGCTGGTGCTCGTCAACGGCGTGGCCGGCTCCCCCTGGACCACGGCCTTTCGGTCCGCCCGCATCGGCGCGCTCATCCCGCCCGTGCTGTCCCTTCTGCGCACCGTGCCGAGCCTGACCCAGGCGGCGACCGAGCGCTTCATGCAGATGCCCGAGACGGTCACGTGGGCCAAGCGGGTCGGTCTGGCCGGCCAGACGCTGGACGAGGAGATCTTCCACCAGCTCGCGTCCTCGTTCGTCGACCTCGACATGGACCTCTACCTCCACACCCTCGAGCGCCTCGGCCAGCACGACGCCAAGGACGTGCTCGAGACGCTGGACGTGCCGGTGCTGGTCATCACCGGGGACCGCGACCTGTTCACGCCGCGCGCGGCGGCGGAGCAGATGGTGCGCGACGTGCGCGGGGCGGAGCTCCTCGTGGTGCCCGGCGGCACGCACTACGTCGCGGTCGAGTACCCCGAGCTGGTGAACCTCCGCATCGAGAAGTTCCTCCGGGAGCGGGGCTATGTGGCGAGCGCTCTGTAG